The Candidatus Deferrimicrobium borealis DNA window ACTCTTCGCGGACCTTCCCCATCATGGCAAGCGCCGTCTTGGCGGGGATCGGGTTCGTCTCGATGAAGAGCGCGCTCATCAGGGGCCACAGGCGGAAGTGGATCTCCCGCGCCCGCGCCACCTCCCCCATGACGAAGGCGTCGTAGAGGTCGGCGATCTCCCTCGGGGCAACGTTCGAGGTGACGGAGATGACCCCTTTGGCGCCGAGGGCGAGCATCGGAAAGAAGAGCCCGTCGTCTCCGGACAGCACGCAGAAGGTCCTCGGGGTCATCTTCAGGATGTCGCAGACCTGCGCGAGGTTCCCGGAGGCCTCCTTCACCCCGACGATGTTTTTCACCTCGGAGAGGCGCGCCACGGTCTCCGCCGTCATATTGACCCCGGTGCGGGACGGAACGTTGTAGAGGACGAGGGGGATGTCCGCGGAGTCGGCCACCTCCCGGAAGTGTGCGACCAGTCCCGCCTGGGTCGGCTTGTTGTAGTACGGGGTGATGACGAGCGCCGCGTTCGCCCCCGCCTTCTTCGCATAGCGGGTCAGCAGGACGGCTTCCTTCGTATTGTTCGACCCCGTTCCCGCGATGACCGGCACCCGCCCGGCCGCCGCTTCGAGCACCAGGTCGATCACCCGCTCGTGCTCCTCGTAGGTCAACGTAGCGGACTCCCCGGTCGTGCCGCACGGAACGATCCCGTCGGTCCCGCTCCGGATCTGGAACTCCACCAGTCTTTTCAGCGCGGACGCGTCCAGCTTGCCGTTCCGGAACGGCGTGATGGTTGCGACGATGGCCCCGTGGAACATTCGCTCGTCCCCCCTTTTCAGTAGCGATACGCCTCTTCGAAGATCTTGCCGTCACACGACCAGGAGGTGTCTCCCTCGAGGAAAACCTCCCCGAAATCGACCCGCCCCGGGTCGAAATGGATGACGAGCGTCTCGCCGCCGCTGGTCCGCACCGTCACCGGCGGCGTCGCAAGACCGCGAACCCCCGCAAGGATCGCGCTTGCGACCGCGCCCGTTCCGCACGCCAGCGTCTCCCCCTCGACCCCCCGCTCGTAGGTGCGCACCCGCAGGGCGTCGCCGACCGTCTGCGCGAAGTTGACGTTGGTCCCCCGGGGGGCGAACGCCTTGTGCCGCCGGATCCCGCGCCCGACCCCCGCCACGTCGACCCGCGAGACGTCCGGGACGAACAGGACCGCGTGGGGAACGCCGGTGTCGAGAAACGAATAGGAGTGCTTCTTTCCCGCCAGCGTCAGCGACCGGTCGACCGCCAGCCCGCGGGGACGCGTCATCTGGAGTTTCACCCGCCGCCCGCGCACGGAAGCGTGGAGGATCCCCGCGAGCGTCTCGAACGACATCTCCCGGCCCGTGATCCGGCGGGTCGCGGCGAAACGCGCCGCGCACCGCCCCCCGTTCCCGCACATCTCGGCGCGGGAACCGTCGGCGTTGTAGAAGTCCCACCGGAAGTCCGCCCGCCGCGACGGCTCGATCACGATCACGCCGTCGGCGCCGATCGACCGGGACCGGTCGCACACCTTGGCGACGAAGGAAGGACGGTCGATGCCACGCAACGCGCCCCCGCGGTCGTCGATCAGGAGGAAATCGTTGCCGCTCCCGTTCAGCTTCGAAAAAGGAATCCCCTTCCGCGTCATCCGCCCCGTCCTCTCCGCCCGGTATTCGAATATCGTAACAGAACCGCGGGTGAGGAAGAGATCAACCTTTTCCGCTGCGCCTGCGGGAGAGGAACGACGCGGTCCGCTCGCCGCGAAACAGCTCCCGTACCGTCTCCCGCACCCGGACGACCTCGAACCGGCTCCCCGATACCATCACCTCGGCGGCGCGCGGCCGGGTGTTGTAGTTCGAGGACATGGAGAAGCCGTACGCCCCCGCGCTCATCACCGCGAGGAGATCCCCTCCCCGGCAAGGCGGCATCGCGCGGTCCTTCGCCAGGAAATCCCCGGATTCGCAGATGGGACCGACGACGTCCGCCGTCACTTTCCCGCGGCGCGCCTTCCCCACCGGGAGGATCGCGTGGTACGAGCCGTAGAGCGAGGGGCGCGCCAGGTCGTTCATGGCGGCGTCGACGATGAAGAAGTGCTTCTTCCCTCTCCCGGCGGGGGACGGGATCGGCTTCGTGTAGAGCACCTTGGTGAGCAGAACCCCCGCGTTTCCGACGAGGACACGTCCCGGCTCGAGAACGAGCGATACGGGAAGACCCCGGAACGCCTCCGCGACCGCGGCCGCGTACGCCCCCGGATCGGGGGGGAGTTCGTCGTTGTACCGGATCCCCAGCCCCCCGCCGATGTCGACGAAGCGGATCGGCAACCCCTTCCGGAGCAGGCGGTCGACGAGGCGGCGGACCCGCCCCGCGGCGTCGACGAAGGGAGCGACGTCGGTCAGCTGCGAACCGATGTGGCAGTCCACCCCGACGACCTCGATGTGACGTCGCCCCGCCGCCCACTCGTAATCCTTCATCGCCTGCGCGATCCGGATCCCGAACTTGTTCTTCTTGAGCCCCGTCGATATGTACGGGTGGGTCTTCGGATCCACGTCGGGGTTGACGCGGATCGCGATGGGCGCCCGCACCCGCATCCTTCCGGCCACGGCGTCGATCGTCTCCAGCTCCTCGCGCGACTCCACGTTGAACATGAGGATCCCGCGGCGCAGCGCTTCCTCGATCTCCGGGACCGTCTTCCCGACCCCCGAGTAGACGATCTTCGCCGGGGGCGCCCCGGCGGCAAGCGCGCGCGCGAGCTCGCCCCCCGAGACGATGTCGACCCCGCTCCCGAGGCCGGTGAAGGTCCGGATGACCGAGCCGTTCGAGTTCGACTTCATCGAAAAACAGATGATGTGGGGGATCCCGCCGAACGCCTCGTCGAAGACGCGGTAGTGATGGGAAAGGGTCGCGTGGCTGTACACGTACACCGGCGTCCCCACGTCTCCCGCGATTCGCCGCAGCGGGACCCCCTCGCAGTGCATCTCGCCGTTCCTGACCTGAAAATGATGCATCGACTCACCTCGCCCCGATCAGAGTTGCCGTCGACGGGCGTTCGCTTTTCCGAGGCTCGGGCATCGCCTTGCGCCCGCATCCCGCGGCGGATCCGAGCATCGTCAACAGGACGGCCAGCGCGATCGCCGAGCGCGCGGGAGACATCACTTCTTGCGGAGCGACGACAGACGGTCCCGGACCGCCTCGGCGCCCGTCCCGCCGCGCGTCTTCCGCAGGCGCACGGAGTTCGTGAGGGAGATGGCGCTGCGGACGTCCTCGCCGATCACCTTCGAAAACGCCCGGAGCTCCTTGAGGCTGAGATCCTTCAGGCGCGCCCCGCGCTCCTCGCAATGCCGGACGATCCTCCCGGTGATCTCGTGGGCCTTGCGGAACGGCACTCCCTTCCTCGCGAGGTAGTCCGCGAGGTCGGTGGCCGTGAGGAACCCGTCGTCGCACGCCGCCCGCATCCGCTCCTCGTTCACCGTCATCCCCCGGAGCAGCAGATTCGCCCCGATGAGGCAATCCTTGACGGTCCGGGCCGAATCGAAGACCGGCTCCTTGTCCTCCTGCATGTCCCGGTTGTACGCGAGCGGAAGCCCTTTCATGAGGGTGAGGAGGTTCATGAGGTTCCCGTAGGCGCGCCCGGTCTTCCCCCGGATGAGTTCGGCCACGTCGGGGTTCTTCTTCTGCGGCATGATGCTGCTCCCGGTGCACAGGGCGTCGGGCAGGGAGAGGAAGCGAAACTCCGAGGACGACCAGTACACCATCTCCTCGGCGAGCCGCGACAGGTGCATCATCGTCACGGCGCACGCGTACAGGAAGTCGGCGGCGAAGTCGCGATCCGACACGGCGTCGACGCTGTTCTCGCACACCCCGTCCATCCCCAGCTCCCTCGCGGTGAACGCGCGGTCCAGCGGGAACGTGGAACCGGCCAGGGCCCCCGCCCCGAGCGGGGAGACGTTCAGCCGCCGGCGCGTCCCCAGGAACCGGTCGGCGTCCCGGGCGAACATCTCCCGGTAGGCAAGGAGGTAATGGGAGAAGAGGATCGGCTGGGCCCGCTGAAGGTGGGTGTAGCCGGGGAGGACGATCCCGAACAGCTCTTCGGCCCGGGAAACGACGGTTTCCTCGATCTCCGCGAGGAGTTTGAGGACCTCGTCGATCTCCTCGCGCAGGTACAGCCGGAGATCGGTGGCGACCTGGTCGTTGCGGCTGCGACCCGTATGGAGCTTCCCCCCGGCGGGGCCGATCCGTCGGATCAGCCGGCGCTCGATCGCCATGTGGATATCCTCGTCGGAGAGATCGAAGGGGAATTTCCCCGATTCGATCTCCCCGCGGATCGCCACCAGCCCCCGGACGATCCGCTCCGCCTCGGCCTTCGGCAGGATCCCCCGCTTCCCCAGCATCCGCGCGTGGGCGACGCTCCCGGCGATATCCTGCCTGTAGAGCAGGACATCGAACGGGATCGAAGCGGTGAACTCCTCCACGAACCGGTCGGTCTCGCCGCCGAACCGCCCCCCCCACGCCTTCTTCTTCGCCATGTCACCCTTTCCTTTGCTTCAGCATCGACCGGATCTTGAGGCGCAGCGCGTTGATCTTGATGAATCCGGTCGCGTCCGCCTGGTTGAAGACGGCCTCCTTCTCGAACGTCGCGAAATCGGTCCGGTAGAGGGAAACGGGGCTCTTCCGGCCGGTCACGGCGATCCCGCCCTTGTACAGCTTCAGCCGCGCGGTGCCCGTCACGTTCTCCTGGGTCGCGACGACCATCCCCTTGAGAAGATCCATCTCCGGCGAATACCAGTAGCCGTTGTAGATGAGCTCCGCGAACCGGGGCATGAGGGAATCGCGCAGGTGCATCACCTCGCGGTCGAGGGTGAGCGATTCGACGGCCCGGTGCGCCGCGTGCAGGATCGTCCCGCCCGGGGTCTCGTACACGCCGTGGGACTTCATCCCCACGTACCGGTTCTCGACGAGGTCGACGCGGCCGATGCCGTGCTTCCCCCCGAGGGCGTTCAGGTGGGCGAGCATCCTCGCCGGCCCCATCTTCCTCCCATTGACCGCCACGGGGATCCCTCCCGCGAAGTCGACCTCGACGTACTCGGGACGGTTCGGCGCCTTCTCGGGAGACCGGGTGAGGACGAACATGCTCTCGGGCGGCTCCATCCACGGATCCTCGAGGATCCCCCCCTCGAAGCTGATGTGGAGCAGGTTCCGGTCGCTGGAGTACGGCTTGGCCGCGGTGACCGGCGTCGGGATGCCGCGCTTCTTCGCGTAGTTCACCAGGTCGGTCCGCGAGGCGAGGTCCCATTCGCGCCATGGGGCGATGACGTGGATCCCGGGCATCAGGGCGTAGTAGGTGAGTTCGAAACGGACCTGGTCGTTCCCCTTCCCGGTCGCGCCGTGGGAGACCGCGTCGGCCTTCTCCCTTCGGACCACCTCGATCTGCTTCTTGGCGATCAGGGGCCGGGCGAGGGAGGTGCCGAGGAGATACTGGCCCTCGTAGACCGCGTTCGCCATGAGCGCGGGGAAGACGAAGTCGCGCACGAACTCGTCCTGCACGTTCTCCACGTAGACCTTCGAGGCGCCGGTCTTCTTCGCCTTGGCGCGCACGGGTCCGAGTTCCTCCCCCTGGCCGAGGTCGGCGACGAAGGCGATCACTTCGCAATCGTACTTCTCGACGAGCCACGCAAGGATGACCGACGTGTCCAGCCCCCCCGAATACGCCAGAACAATTTTCTTCATTTTTTTCAACTTGTTTCCCCCTTGAATCTTCAGTGTTTGATGAACTTTTCGAGTATTGCCATCTGGACGTGCAGGCGGTTCCCGGCCTCGTCGAAGACGGCGGAGTTCGGCCCCTCGAGCACCTCCCCGGTGATCTCCTCGCCACGGTGGGCAGGGAGGCAGTGCATCACGATCGCCCCGGGATCCGCCAGACGCAGCAGCCCGGCGTCGACGCAGTACCCCTTGAAGGCGGCGAGCCGCTTCCGGGCCTCGGCTTCCTGGCCCATGCTGGTCCAGACGTCCGTGTAAAGAACATCGGCTCCCCGCGCCGCTTCCGCGGGGTCGCGGACGATCCGAACCTCCCCGCGGCCGATCCTCCCCGCATCCGTTCGAACCGCGGCATCCGGCTCGTATCCCTTCGGGCACGCGACCCGCAGGTCGAAACCGAGGACGTGGGCCGCTTCGACCCACGAATTGGCCACGTTGTTGCCGTCGCCGATGAACGCCACCCGCATCTTCCGCAGGTCCTTCCCCCGTTCCGCCGCGGTCATCAGGTCGGCGAGGATCTGGCACGGGTGATGGCGGTCCGTCAGCCCGTTGATCACCGGGACGGTCGCGGCCGCTGCGAGTTCCAGGGCCGTTTCGTGCCCGAACGTCCGGATCATCACGGCGTCGACGTACCGGGAAAGGACGCGCGCCGAGTCCCGGATCGGCTCCCCCCGCCCGATCTGCGTGTCCTGCGGGGACAGGAACAGCGCGTGGCCGCCCAGCCGGGTCATCGCGACCTCGAACGAAACGCGGGTCCGGGTCGACGCCTTCTGGAAGATCATCGCCAGCGACTTCCCGGCGAGAGGCCGGGGCGCCCCCGGCGATCCCCCGCGGCGCTTCCACGTCCTCCCCGACCGGATCAGGGAGAGGATCTCCCGATCGGGGAGGTCGAGGATCCGGAGCAGGTCCCTCTTC harbors:
- the dapA gene encoding 4-hydroxy-tetrahydrodipicolinate synthase codes for the protein MFHGAIVATITPFRNGKLDASALKRLVEFQIRSGTDGIVPCGTTGESATLTYEEHERVIDLVLEAAAGRVPVIAGTGSNNTKEAVLLTRYAKKAGANAALVITPYYNKPTQAGLVAHFREVADSADIPLVLYNVPSRTGVNMTAETVARLSEVKNIVGVKEASGNLAQVCDILKMTPRTFCVLSGDDGLFFPMLALGAKGVISVTSNVAPREIADLYDAFVMGEVARAREIHFRLWPLMSALFIETNPIPAKTALAMMGKVREEFRLPLCGMSVANRKVLAKVLSDMKIV
- the dapF gene encoding diaminopimelate epimerase, whose amino-acid sequence is MTRKGIPFSKLNGSGNDFLLIDDRGGALRGIDRPSFVAKVCDRSRSIGADGVIVIEPSRRADFRWDFYNADGSRAEMCGNGGRCAARFAATRRITGREMSFETLAGILHASVRGRRVKLQMTRPRGLAVDRSLTLAGKKHSYSFLDTGVPHAVLFVPDVSRVDVAGVGRGIRRHKAFAPRGTNVNFAQTVGDALRVRTYERGVEGETLACGTGAVASAILAGVRGLATPPVTVRTSGGETLVIHFDPGRVDFGEVFLEGDTSWSCDGKIFEEAYRY
- the lysA gene encoding diaminopimelate decarboxylase, which gives rise to MHHFQVRNGEMHCEGVPLRRIAGDVGTPVYVYSHATLSHHYRVFDEAFGGIPHIICFSMKSNSNGSVIRTFTGLGSGVDIVSGGELARALAAGAPPAKIVYSGVGKTVPEIEEALRRGILMFNVESREELETIDAVAGRMRVRAPIAIRVNPDVDPKTHPYISTGLKKNKFGIRIAQAMKDYEWAAGRRHIEVVGVDCHIGSQLTDVAPFVDAAGRVRRLVDRLLRKGLPIRFVDIGGGLGIRYNDELPPDPGAYAAAVAEAFRGLPVSLVLEPGRVLVGNAGVLLTKVLYTKPIPSPAGRGKKHFFIVDAAMNDLARPSLYGSYHAILPVGKARRGKVTADVVGPICESGDFLAKDRAMPPCRGGDLLAVMSAGAYGFSMSSNYNTRPRAAEVMVSGSRFEVVRVRETVRELFRGERTASFLSRRRSGKG
- the argH gene encoding argininosuccinate lyase, whose amino-acid sequence is MAKKKAWGGRFGGETDRFVEEFTASIPFDVLLYRQDIAGSVAHARMLGKRGILPKAEAERIVRGLVAIRGEIESGKFPFDLSDEDIHMAIERRLIRRIGPAGGKLHTGRSRNDQVATDLRLYLREEIDEVLKLLAEIEETVVSRAEELFGIVLPGYTHLQRAQPILFSHYLLAYREMFARDADRFLGTRRRLNVSPLGAGALAGSTFPLDRAFTARELGMDGVCENSVDAVSDRDFAADFLYACAVTMMHLSRLAEEMVYWSSSEFRFLSLPDALCTGSSIMPQKKNPDVAELIRGKTGRAYGNLMNLLTLMKGLPLAYNRDMQEDKEPVFDSARTVKDCLIGANLLLRGMTVNEERMRAACDDGFLTATDLADYLARKGVPFRKAHEITGRIVRHCEERGARLKDLSLKELRAFSKVIGEDVRSAISLTNSVRLRKTRGGTGAEAVRDRLSSLRKK
- a CDS encoding argininosuccinate synthase, producing the protein MKKIVLAYSGGLDTSVILAWLVEKYDCEVIAFVADLGQGEELGPVRAKAKKTGASKVYVENVQDEFVRDFVFPALMANAVYEGQYLLGTSLARPLIAKKQIEVVRREKADAVSHGATGKGNDQVRFELTYYALMPGIHVIAPWREWDLASRTDLVNYAKKRGIPTPVTAAKPYSSDRNLLHISFEGGILEDPWMEPPESMFVLTRSPEKAPNRPEYVEVDFAGGIPVAVNGRKMGPARMLAHLNALGGKHGIGRVDLVENRYVGMKSHGVYETPGGTILHAAHRAVESLTLDREVMHLRDSLMPRFAELIYNGYWYSPEMDLLKGMVVATQENVTGTARLKLYKGGIAVTGRKSPVSLYRTDFATFEKEAVFNQADATGFIKINALRLKIRSMLKQRKG
- the argF gene encoding ornithine carbamoyltransferase — encoded protein: MKRDLLRILDLPDREILSLIRSGRTWKRRGGSPGAPRPLAGKSLAMIFQKASTRTRVSFEVAMTRLGGHALFLSPQDTQIGRGEPIRDSARVLSRYVDAVMIRTFGHETALELAAAATVPVINGLTDRHHPCQILADLMTAAERGKDLRKMRVAFIGDGNNVANSWVEAAHVLGFDLRVACPKGYEPDAAVRTDAGRIGRGEVRIVRDPAEAARGADVLYTDVWTSMGQEAEARKRLAAFKGYCVDAGLLRLADPGAIVMHCLPAHRGEEITGEVLEGPNSAVFDEAGNRLHVQMAILEKFIKH